TCAGAAATAGCCACATATCAAGCAGATTAACAATCAACCGAATTTATaaatatagttttattttttttattaatctaaTATAACTCAGCTCCACTgtgttatttatgattttttatctATCTATTAGGATTGATAACAATATTCAATATGTGGATGTTTTAATGTTTATCAACCGACTTATGAAAAATGATTGCCTatttatattgattattttGAGCAATAACTTGTTAAACTTGCGTCAGCAAAGGGTTTTGAAGTGAAATAAATTAGTTTCTTGATCCTTTTCATGTCTGGATGATGTAGATTATTTTTTCTGATTGTCTTAGTATTGATTGGTGATGACCTTACGCATAAACTTGCAGAAATAGTGAAGGATGATCCAACAAATAATGTTCCCGATTCAATATTCTCAAAGCTGGGATTGCAGCTTCATAGGAGGGATCAACATCCTCTTGGCATACTTAAGAATGCAATCTATGATTATTTTGATACCAACCATCCTAacaaatttgataaatttgacGATTTGAGCCCTTTAGTATCTGTAAAAGCGGTACGTTAGTATGCACAGAAAGGAATTTAAGGTTTTTACTTCCTTCTTCCCTAATGCTCGTGTTTTATCTGCTAATTTCCTGTTATTCATGTCATCATTGAAATTCATATTTGATGGTTTTTCCTGCCAGTAGAAGTTTCTATTCTCGCAGTTTCTCTTAATTTATGCATCTATTgaattttcatgcttatttaagcacacaaaaattcaaaacagaAATATCAAGGTTTGAAAGCAATACTTTATGCTTTTAGAAATTGTAACCCCCAGTGCAAGGATTGTTTAAGACTTGCATGGAGTTCTGTATAACtgtgatcaaatcagtttcaTAGTTAGTATCAATGTCCAACTTTATAGGCTGTAGCTTTAACGTTAAATGTTTACTGATACTCAGCAGTAAGCTAGCGGATTAGTGTGGGTAGAAAAGTTAGACAGATGTTACTAACATGGAATTCTGTAGAATGTTTGCATAATTATGATTCCGGTTTCTGGGATAATGTTGTgaattcttttcttctttttccttaATTCCGTTGAACTtgcaattttgttatttatattaattgaaCGACGTAATAAGATTATGTTTTCATGCAGAATTTTGATGATGTATTAGTGCCTACTGATCATGTGAGCAGGAGTTATAATGATACATATTATGTGGATTCTCAAACTGTCCTGAGATGCCATACAAGTGCACATCAGGCTCAGTTGCTAAGGGAGGGGCATACCCATTTCCTTGTTACTGGAGATGTTTACAGAAGAGATTCAATTGATTCAAGTCACTACCCAGTATTTCATCAGGTTTGTCTGAGAGTATAATTGCTATCATGTCATGTAGCTGACTTTGGTCCTTCTATTCAAAGATGTTTATGGTGCCTAATAATCAGATGGAAGGGGTCCGAGTTTTCACTCCAACGGACTGGGAAGATTCTGGTACTAATGCTACGTCATATGTAGCTGAGGATCTAAAGAAATGTCTTGAGGGTTTGGCACACCATTTATTTGGTACGCTGAGAATGaaatctaaattttaatttggatGATAGAATGAGTAATTTTGATTGCAATCCAGATTCCATCTAATTTGCAATATTTAGAATCAAATTCATCGCAGCTAGAGACAGTAAGTTGAATACCGTTTGTGCTTATGGTTCCTTTAACGTTGCAGGTTCCTTGGAGTTGGGATATAGCAACTATAGTTCAGTTCTAAACTTTCGTATTTATGTTTGTACATTTTTTCTGTAAAATCCTCGCTAGAAGTAAGACTAAAGAAGCAGCAGAGGAAGGTGAAACTGAAGACAGAAAGAAGGGTATTACAAAATCATGTGCTGGAACCAACGgtcaaataaatttaagaatttgACTTTTAAGGGTTTTAATGAGTATGAGAATATACCTGGTAAATGGCTAGATTTTTTTTCACAGTCAATGTAAGGTCAACaggatttttttttacttggtCTAAGAGTTTGATGGAGCCTGAATGCTCTGATTTTTATGAAAGGTCAATGCTTGTGTTTCCTTTGGTCAGGTGGCGTGGAGATGCGCTGGATTGATGCTTATTTTCCCTTCACAAATCCCTCATTTGAattggaaatatattttcagGTACTTTTGACTTCGAAATCTCTGGTCTTTCTCTGTACCCCTTTAAATACATCGATTGTTCCCAAATGATTTAGAATgttttttctttgagaaattttctttttaacgCGTGGAGGCTTATCAGGCTGTTAGATTAAGTTTGAGTCAAACCCATTTTGACATGATTTACTATCAATGCTctcattttgttttgttttaaaattccatttcctctcatttttctgaaaattgtcTCAGTGGCACCTAGTCATATTAGTGTGAATTTTTTCAGGAAACGTGGCTGGAAGTATTGGGTTGTGGAGTAATGGAACAAGAAATACTCAAGAGAAGCGGTAGAACAGACAACATTGCTTGGGCTTTTGGGCTCGGACTGGAGCGACTGGCTATGGTTCTATTTGACATTCCAGATATCCGCCTTTTTTGGACCAACGACCCACGGTTTACTTCACAAGTATTTATTTATGCCCTTTATTATTTTGTAGCTGATTCACATCGTTTATAGGACTTGAACACTATTCTATTATTTTGTGTAGTTCTCCAAGGGACAGCTCGGGGTGAAGTTCAAACAATTCTCGAAGGTGTGATTATCATTACCTAGAAATAGTTTGTCTGATTGCTTTTATCAGTATCGAATGGAAAATCAGAGCTACTTCCAAAATCTCTCGTCATGTTGACCTTCAATTGTAACTTTGTAGTACCCTCCATGTTATAAGGACGTGAGTTTCTGGATTAGCGATGCATTTACCGAAAATAACCTCTGTGAAATTATCAGAGGTGTTGCTGGGGATCTTGTGGAGGAGGTAAGCTTGTTTTGTACTTTGTTGGAGGCCTGTATTCGATGATTTAGTAGTTTTAGACCCTTGACTATTGAACATTTAGTGAAGAGTATGATACTCTTTTGAGTTGCTCCGCTACATCATTTGTAAGTGGATCCTCTGGTGAAATCGTCATGATAAGCACATATATTAGAAATACATGAGGCGATATCCTTGATATTTATAACAGTGAAGTGCCATTTGTTATCTATTTAAAGAAATTATCCCTTTATTAAAATACTTAGTTAATAGGACTTAATCAATCAATTGCcagcattttcaaaatttcaggcTCTGCAGTGGAAATGAAAATTGCAGTTGGATCTCTGTGTGATAGAATTTTAAGCTGGAAATTAGCATTAATAATGATTTTTCAGGTGACTTTGATCGATAACTTCACCAATAAGAAAGGAATGACGAGTCACTGCTATAGGATAGCGTATAGGTCGATGGAACGGTCTCTAACTGACGAGGAAAttaatgatttacaggtgacTCTGTTTTGTTGCTACAAGCATCTTGTGTAATTTATTTACTTCCATTCTGAGCTACTGTTTTACAGTGGAGAGTACGGGAACAAATTGAGACCAAGTTGAAGGTTGTTATGAGATGAGTCTGCTCATAAAAGATGAAGTTGAAGGAACTGGTTCTTGTTTCGTAGAAGATCTGCACCAGCGCATTTCCTTTTTTCCTTTACATATTTCAGCCAAGAATACAAGTGCCAAGGTTCTTTGAGTAAACAATGGCTATTTTCTTATTGTTTTATTAAAAGCacacaaaaatattatatttaatgtgttAGCATACAACACGGGTGCACTTTGTTGGAAAGATTTCTTTGACCTACCGTTTTTCTCTGCTTGCAACCTCTAAACACAAATGATTTTTAGATTTTCCTTTGGAAAGGTTCAAACACTCCATAAATCTTTGTAATTTCCATGGTGATAGAAAATGTCGGATTCGATTACAAGGGAGTTGAAAGAAAGTACACAGATGGAAATGATCATCgccaaacatttatttttattctcaCAAAAATATTTTCGCGAAATGTCGATAAAAAAACTTCATTTAGTTTTGGAAAAAACCATTTTAAAACCGTCGTTTTTTAGCCATGATTTTTTAAACCGTGACTAATGCCTTTGTTGTTGAACTTAGGCacagttttaaaaccgttgctaaGTTAGTGACAATTTATTTCGAAAACTGTTAGAATTAAAagtttcggagtttgacaaataaaGTATCGTAGTTTGTAGAACTGATCATCTAAACTGAAACTATTCAACTGAAGTAATTCGAACTGAAGTTGTTCAAACTAAAGAATAATGAGTTAAATGATTGCATGCAACCGAACTGAACAAAGTTAACTGTATCTGTAAAGCCAACTGAACTATCAGTTAGAACCAAACATGACGCCTTAagtcagttcaactgatcagttcaatATTCGAACTCCTGATCagtttgacacgtcatcagttagcTCATTTATCAACCGACAAATCGTATGCAGCAGACTGCAACTAACAGAAAGAGTGCCGCATAGCAAACTGCAACATCGTACTATTGTTAGAAGGACGTTGACACACTCCGAAGGGACGAATCAACAAATATGtattaattaatgcattcaatgttaccgttgaagcaaagcctataaatagctggGGGTTCAGAGAGAAGAAACGagattcaaaagattattattgAGAATTTTAGAAAGAGAGAACAAGTGAAAGATTCAGTTATACATGATCAATTACGATATTTACAAAAAGCTcaaacttcatagatatattAATAGCATCCAGGCTATCATTTGAGCAAAAATACTAGCACATTACATTGTTATATTCGATCTTTTAAGATTAGTTGTGCTACGAAAAAATAATCAGTCTGTGTACTGATAAGTTGTAAGAAACTaaaagtttcagtttgacaCTGTTTAAGTCCAACTTGAAGTAATTTATTACAGTTTCTGTattcaatcaaagtcttttagtgaaaatatATCCTTGTTAGGGTTAAGGgcttagggtttttttttttttttttaagaaaacacCGCCGGAAGCGGGGGGGTTAGGCAGTCACTTACCTGTATATACCATTAAAACAGCAATACAAGATAACACCTTAAGAGAGGAGGATTAAATCAAACCTCTCGAAAGGTTAATCAgacaaaacataaaaacaaaGACCTAGGTTGGCAAATATACCAGCCAAAAGCTAATCCCTAAGTAAAACGCATAATACAAATGAACACCTAAGAACAGCGCTAGGGTCATGAACACAAATCGACACATATCTAAAC
This genomic interval from Primulina huaijiensis isolate GDHJ02 chromosome 14, ASM1229523v2, whole genome shotgun sequence contains the following:
- the LOC140957288 gene encoding phenylalanine--tRNA ligase, chloroplastic/mitochondrial; translation: MSLSLAHTVFLTKPSHFLSGRSIIFGLQLSSFSTSFAPIPSEKVNACKKWRHPAASLLELGGAKISREEIVKDDPTNNVPDSIFSKLGLQLHRRDQHPLGILKNAIYDYFDTNHPNKFDKFDDLSPLVSVKANFDDVLVPTDHVSRSYNDTYYVDSQTVLRCHTSAHQAQLLREGHTHFLVTGDVYRRDSIDSSHYPVFHQMEGVRVFTPTDWEDSGTNATSYVAEDLKKCLEGLAHHLFGGVEMRWIDAYFPFTNPSFELEIYFQETWLEVLGCGVMEQEILKRSGRTDNIAWAFGLGLERLAMVLFDIPDIRLFWTNDPRFTSQFSKGQLGVKFKQFSKYPPCYKDVSFWISDAFTENNLCEIIRGVAGDLVEEVTLIDNFTNKKGMTSHCYRIAYRSMERSLTDEEINDLQWRVREQIETKLKVVMR